A portion of the Paenibacillus sp. PvR098 genome contains these proteins:
- a CDS encoding multidrug efflux SMR transporter, which produces MNWVFLMLAGGFEMFAVAMINKVNRDRNWQSMLLLVAGFGASFLFLSLAMKGLQMSTAYAVWTGIGASGGAILGMIFYGESKNIMRILCIVVVLGAAVGLKLVS; this is translated from the coding sequence ATGAACTGGGTTTTCCTTATGCTAGCTGGTGGATTTGAAATGTTCGCTGTGGCGATGATAAATAAAGTAAACAGAGATCGTAATTGGCAATCCATGCTTTTGCTCGTTGCCGGGTTCGGTGCAAGCTTTTTATTTCTCTCCTTAGCTATGAAGGGCTTACAAATGAGCACAGCATATGCAGTTTGGACTGGAATAGGCGCTTCAGGCGGGGCGATCTTGGGAATGATTTTCTATGGTGAATCTAAGAATATTATGCGGATCCTTTGTATTGTGGTGGTTCTTGGAGCCGCGGTAGGGCTGAAGCTGGTATCTTGA
- a CDS encoding TSUP family transporter: MELPSLDMLVFLVVAGFIAAFIDSVVGGGGLISVPALLMTGLSPSMVLGTNKLGGTLSSFTSTASFLFSGKISIRIVLALFPLSFIGSTLGTYTVHLLPSTFLRPLVVVLLIVVLIYTLFKKNWNGTGHPVRLTFIHKLAAAVCALVIGFYDGFFGPGTGSFLLFVFLLLGYDFVGASANARVLNFASNIASLASFFVFGSVHLGYGLPMGLAMIAGALVGTQFAIRKGSQYVKPLFILVTTLLIGKQLWDLFLS; encoded by the coding sequence GTGGAACTGCCATCTTTAGATATGCTCGTTTTCCTCGTCGTTGCCGGCTTTATCGCGGCTTTCATCGACTCCGTGGTAGGCGGGGGCGGCCTTATCTCGGTACCTGCGCTGCTGATGACTGGATTGTCTCCCAGCATGGTGCTCGGCACGAACAAATTAGGAGGAACGCTGTCGTCCTTTACCAGTACGGCTTCTTTTTTATTTTCCGGCAAAATCAGCATCCGCATAGTACTCGCGCTGTTTCCGTTATCCTTCATAGGATCGACGTTAGGCACGTATACGGTTCACTTGCTTCCATCCACTTTCTTGCGGCCGCTCGTGGTCGTTTTGCTGATTGTCGTGCTGATCTATACCTTGTTCAAAAAGAACTGGAACGGAACAGGCCACCCCGTCAGGTTGACGTTCATCCACAAGTTGGCTGCGGCCGTTTGTGCTTTGGTAATCGGTTTTTACGACGGCTTTTTCGGTCCTGGTACCGGATCGTTCCTGCTGTTTGTGTTTCTGCTGCTTGGCTATGATTTCGTAGGCGCATCGGCGAATGCAAGGGTGCTAAATTTTGCAAGCAACATCGCCAGTTTGGCTTCGTTCTTTGTCTTTGGATCCGTGCACCTGGGTTACGGCCTCCCGATGGGCCTGGCCATGATCGCAGGAGCGCTTGTCGGTACGCAGTTCGCGATCCGTAAAGGCTCCCAATATGTTAAGCCGTTGTTTATTCTCGTTACTACTCTTCTGATAGGAAAACAGCTTTGGGATTTATTCCTATCCTAG
- a CDS encoding DUF3298 and DUF4163 domain-containing protein, giving the protein MEQAYIEEHARKERIITRRLVKPRLDIKYPQVVGLRNGFVRRMINNSILDTVYDLIRMQGYVQDPTKSLTGGYHIKLHQNGLLSLLYDNYGYAKGAAHGITYQSSQTFSTEDGTEYKLGDLFKPGSDYIDRLSDIIKREFKARDIPMIAEFQSIGENQPFYLTEQAVVIYFQLYEYTPYVYGFPTFEIPFREVMDIIEPNGPIGKLL; this is encoded by the coding sequence ATGGAACAAGCATATATAGAGGAACATGCAAGAAAGGAAAGGATTATCACGCGAAGGCTGGTGAAGCCGCGGTTGGATATCAAATATCCTCAGGTGGTGGGTCTTCGGAACGGTTTTGTTCGCCGAATGATAAACAACTCGATATTGGATACGGTATACGATTTAATCCGAATGCAGGGCTACGTGCAGGACCCGACCAAATCTTTAACAGGCGGCTACCATATCAAATTGCACCAAAACGGGCTGCTCAGCCTGCTGTACGATAATTACGGCTATGCTAAAGGAGCAGCTCATGGTATTACGTATCAAAGCTCGCAGACGTTTAGTACGGAGGACGGTACCGAATACAAGTTGGGAGACCTGTTCAAGCCTGGAAGCGATTATATTGACCGTTTGTCAGATATCATCAAACGAGAGTTCAAGGCACGGGACATCCCCATGATTGCGGAGTTTCAATCTATCGGTGAGAACCAACCATTCTATTTGACCGAGCAAGCGGTTGTAATCTACTTTCAGCTGTATGAATATACCCCTTACGTGTATGGTTTTCCTACGTTTGAGATCCCTTTTCGGGAAGTGATGGACATCATAGAACCGAACGGACCGATAGGCAAGCTGTTGTAA
- a CDS encoding IS3 family transposase, with amino-acid sequence MERKYKKLGAYGLGVWINHKKVLRLMQEMGLRSRIRRKHRCHYASSVGDRVAENVLQHNFEADAPNQKWVTDVTQYRVADTWLYLSAIKDLFNNEIVAYQMSLRNDNQLVLETFAKAFEKTKDVTGLIVHSDQGFQYTSYAYHDMLPQVGVQISMSRRGNCYDNALMESFFSHLKTERLYPYDIRSLDEAQRRIEEYIHFYNQKRPQRKLKKLTPVEYRRQLAA; translated from the coding sequence TTGGAGCGAAAGTACAAGAAGCTTGGGGCATATGGCCTAGGGGTCTGGATCAACCACAAGAAGGTGTTGCGTCTCATGCAGGAAATGGGACTACGTTCTCGAATTCGTCGCAAGCATCGTTGTCACTACGCTTCATCCGTAGGAGACCGAGTTGCGGAGAATGTACTTCAGCATAATTTTGAAGCAGATGCCCCCAATCAAAAATGGGTTACCGATGTCACCCAGTACCGTGTAGCAGACACCTGGCTGTATCTCTCCGCGATTAAAGATTTGTTCAATAACGAGATCGTGGCTTACCAGATGAGCTTACGCAACGATAACCAGCTCGTCCTAGAGACGTTTGCGAAAGCCTTTGAAAAGACGAAAGACGTGACTGGATTGATCGTTCACAGCGACCAAGGGTTCCAGTACACGTCCTACGCTTACCACGACATGCTGCCACAGGTTGGCGTCCAAATCAGCATGTCTCGGAGGGGCAATTGTTATGACAATGCCTTGATGGAGAGCTTCTTCTCGCATCTCAAAACGGAAAGGCTCTATCCTTATGATATACGAAGTTTGGACGAGGCACAAAGGCGAATTGAGGAATATATTCATTTTTATAACCAAAAGCGACCACAAAGAAAATTAAAAAAACTGACGCCGGTAGAGTACCGACGCCAGCTTGCAGCCTAG